One genomic segment of Bradyrhizobium prioriisuperbiae includes these proteins:
- a CDS encoding DUF47 domain-containing protein, whose translation MLRWFKALLPHEEGFFELFAQHSQTIVNGAEALQGVLRGGDEVPAYCQKVSQFEQQADEITRSVLTAVRRTFITPFDRVDIKDLITSMDDAIDQMHQTAKAVTLFEVREFEQPMREIGSILVDCSKLIGRALPLLQAIGGNVTTLTAITEEVTKLEGRVDDLHDIGLKELFLKHRNANTMDFIVGAEIYDHLEKVADRFDDVANEINSIVIEQV comes from the coding sequence ATGCTGCGTTGGTTCAAGGCTTTGCTGCCGCATGAAGAGGGCTTCTTCGAGCTGTTCGCGCAACATTCCCAGACCATCGTCAATGGCGCCGAGGCCCTGCAGGGGGTTCTGCGCGGCGGCGATGAGGTGCCGGCCTATTGCCAGAAGGTTAGCCAGTTCGAGCAGCAGGCCGACGAGATCACCCGCAGTGTGCTGACAGCGGTCCGCCGCACCTTCATCACGCCGTTCGACCGCGTGGATATCAAGGACCTGATCACGTCGATGGACGATGCGATCGACCAGATGCATCAGACCGCCAAAGCCGTGACATTGTTCGAGGTGCGCGAGTTCGAGCAGCCGATGCGCGAGATCGGTTCCATTCTGGTCGATTGCTCCAAACTGATCGGGCGGGCGCTGCCGCTGCTGCAGGCGATCGGCGGCAATGTCACGACCTTGACCGCGATCACCGAGGAGGTGACCAAGCTCGAAGGCCGGGTCGACGACCTCCACGACATCGGGCTCAAGGAGCTGTTTCTCAAACACCGCAACGCCAACACCATGGATTTTATCGTTGGCGCGGAAATCTATGACCACCTTGAAAAGGTTGCCGACCGCTTCGATGACGTCGCCAACGAGATCAACAGCATCGTGATCGAACAGGTTTAG
- a CDS encoding inorganic phosphate transporter yields the protein MDATLGLPLLIGLIGVALLFDFLNGLHDAANSIATIVSTRVLRPQYAVFWAAFFNFIAFLFFGLHVAQTLGTGIIDPGVVDPRVIFAALIGAIVWNLITWGLGIPSSSSHALIGGLVGAGFAKAGFAAMEWSGLTKTVLAIVASPVLGFLLALVLVAVVSWLSVRSTPFAVDRAFRTLQFVSASLYSLGHGGNDAQKTMGIIAVLLYSQGYLGTTFSVPLWVVLACQTAMALGTLMGGWRIVRTMGNRITKLTPVQGFCAETGGAITLFLATWFGVPVSTTHTITGAIVGVGAARRTSAVRWNVASSIVIAWVITIPASALVAGLSYWIVSVLR from the coding sequence GTGGACGCCACTTTAGGTCTTCCGCTCCTTATCGGCTTGATCGGAGTCGCGCTGCTGTTCGACTTCCTCAATGGCTTGCACGACGCCGCGAATTCGATTGCCACCATTGTCTCGACACGGGTGCTGCGGCCGCAATACGCGGTGTTTTGGGCTGCGTTCTTCAATTTTATCGCGTTTCTGTTTTTCGGGCTGCATGTCGCGCAAACGCTCGGCACCGGGATCATCGATCCCGGTGTGGTCGATCCGCGGGTGATCTTCGCCGCGCTGATCGGGGCGATTGTCTGGAACCTGATCACTTGGGGCCTGGGCATTCCGTCGTCGAGTTCGCATGCGCTGATCGGCGGCCTGGTTGGGGCCGGCTTTGCCAAAGCGGGCTTCGCGGCCATGGAATGGAGCGGCCTGACCAAGACGGTGCTCGCGATCGTGGCGTCGCCGGTGCTCGGTTTCCTGCTGGCGCTGGTGCTGGTGGCCGTGGTGTCCTGGCTGTCGGTCCGCTCGACGCCGTTTGCGGTCGATCGGGCCTTCCGCACCCTGCAGTTCGTCTCCGCGTCGCTTTATTCGCTGGGCCACGGCGGCAACGACGCCCAGAAGACCATGGGCATCATCGCCGTGCTGCTCTACTCACAGGGCTATCTCGGTACGACGTTCAGCGTGCCGCTTTGGGTGGTGCTGGCGTGTCAAACCGCCATGGCGCTGGGAACGCTGATGGGCGGCTGGCGGATCGTGCGCACCATGGGCAATCGCATTACCAAGCTGACGCCGGTGCAGGGCTTCTGTGCCGAGACCGGCGGAGCGATAACGCTGTTCCTTGCCACCTGGTTCGGTGTGCCGGTGTCGACCACCCACACCATCACCGGCGCCATTGTCGGCGTCGGCGCGGCCCGGCGGACCTCGGCGGTGCGCTGGAACGTGGCGAGTTCGATCGTGATTGCCTGGGTCATTACGATCCCGGCGTCGGCTCTCGTTGCCGGGTTGAGCTACTGG